The proteins below are encoded in one region of Lactuca sativa cultivar Salinas chromosome 3, Lsat_Salinas_v11, whole genome shotgun sequence:
- the LOC111914427 gene encoding callose synthase 12 — protein sequence MTRTQRPPPSNRSRNPDPRSDETIYNIIPLNNLHPDHPSHRFPEVHAAIAALEAGVDLRRSPSIQLQPNDDLLDWLGILFGFQRHNVLNQREHLVLHLANAQMRLQPPPDNINTLDPAMLRRFRVKLLKNYTHWCSFLGRKSSVWVTTSSGADRDLLYAALYLLIWGESANLRFMPECICYIFHHMAEELNKILDEYIDENTGRPVLPSIYGENSFLNRIVKPIYNIIKAEVSNSKNGTTPHSNWRNYDDINEYFWSRSCFEKLKWPMEIGSNFFETKSKEKWEGKTGFVEQRSFLNLFRSFDKLWTMLFLYLQAAIIVAWKDSNDPQLHALNDKDVQAELLSVFITWSSLRFLKALLDVVMQYKLVSRETSFWLGVRMALKISVSIVWITVFATLYARIWSQKKKDMGWSDNTTKEIIIFLKTAFVFIIPQVLAPVLFIFPIPTDLIETTNWRVFYTITWWFQTRAFVGRGLKEGWVDRMKYSMFWIMVLATKFCFSYFFQIKPMIHPTKDLLHHSNITYEWHQFFSKSNRFAVGLIWLPVVLIYLMDLQIWYSIYSSFVGAGVGLFSHLGEIRNMQQLKLRFQFFAGAIRYNLMPVELSLVPINLIKTQWGMARDRLHRLRLRYGLGLPFKKIESNEVEAFKFAATWNEIILNFRKEDIVSDEEFELLEMPRDTWNGRVLRWPCFLLCKELYLAINQAKELADTGDEWLWHKIQKNEYRRCSVIETYDSVKKLLLSIVEDETQEIAILRKLFEEIENSIDIRMFTNTFNMSALPMIHEKLVTLVDLIIKSKKVFEKVDNTLQELYELFIRDFFTKKRTIKELIDDGLVPDSWPLSGAGSLRLFLENVVKLPDPSDEVFYRQTRRLHMILTSPDLLNNIPVNIEARRRLAFFSNSLFMNIPHAPVVEKMMAFSVLTPYYNEDVVYQKEQLVTENEDGVSILYYLKTVYADEWANFLQRMRRQGLVSEDELWTTKLRELQLWASYRGQTLARTVRGMMYNSRALQKLNLFDAASKENIDTDGVNALETCYKRGMESIKYTYIVACQIYGTQKAKKDPNANEILYLMIANQDLRVAYVDEVSTRVGIDYYSVLVKYDWTLEREVEVYRIQLPGPLKLGEGKPENQNHALIFTRGDAVQTIDMNQDNYFEEALKMRNLLEEFKVSYGIHRPQILGVREHIFTGSVSSLAWFMSAQETSFVTLGQRVLANPLKIRFHYGHPDVFDRFWFLTRGGISKASKPINLSEDIFAGFNCTLRGGNVTHHEYIQVGKGRDVGLNQVSMFEAKVASGNGEQVLSRDVYRLGHRLDFFRMLSFFYTTVGFFFNTMMISLAVYAFLWSRLYLALSGVENVVADNANTNNALATILNQQFLVQLGLLTVLPMIFENTLEFGFFSAIWDFIVMQLQLSSVFYTFSVGTRSHYFGRTILHGGAKYRATGRGFVVHHTSFAENYRLYARSHFIKAIELGLILIIYVFYSPVAKGTFAYIALTISSWFLVVSWIMAPFVFNPSGFDWLKTVGDFYDFINWIHFRGSVLATPEESWEKWWYDEQDHLRTTGVYGKCSEIILDLRFFFFQYGMVYKLGIAAGSKSIAVYFLSWICMAVVLVAYMTIVYARTKYSVRKHIYYRLIQFLVSVLGILTIIVLMVFTQFKLLDLLTSLLVFLPTGWGVLLIAQLFRTILEKAQLWETVVSIARMYDMMFGMIVLAPVAALSWFPGSQSMQTRILFNEAFSRGLGYAKWLLKGKPKRKQRFQD from the exons ATGACTCGCACGCAGCGCCCTCCGCCGTCTAACCGTTCACGGAATCCCGACCCAAGATCCGATGAAACAATCTATAACATAATCCCATTAAACAACTTACACCCTGATCATCCATCCCACCGTTTCCCGGAAGTACATGCTGCCATTGCTGCTCTGGAGGCTGGTGTTGACCTCCGCAGATCACCCTCTATCCAACTGCAACCCAACGACGACCTCCTCGACTGGCTTGGCATCTTGTTCGGTTTCCAACGTCACAACGTGTTAAACCAACGGGAGCACCTCGTTCTCCACCTCGCTAACGCCCAGATGCGGTTGCAGCCACCACCCGACAATATTAACACCCTCGACCCCGCCATGCTACGCCGCTTTCGCGTTAAGTTGCTCAAGAACTACACGCACTGGTGCTCTTTTCTTGGCCGTAAATCCAGCGTCTGGGTCACCACATCCTCCGGCGCCGACAGAGACCTACTGTATGCTGCACTCTATCTACTCATTTGGGGCGAGTCCGCGAATCTACGCTTCATGCCTGAGtgtatttgttatatatttcatcaTATGGCTGAGGAACTGAATAAAATTCTAGATGAATACATCGATGAGAACACCGGTAGGCCTGTTTTGCCATCAATTTATGGGGAAAACTCATTTTTGAATCGCATTGTTAAACCAATTTACAATATTATCAAGGCCGAGGTAAGCAACAGTAAAAACGGCACAACACCTCATTCTAATTGGAGGAATTATGATGACATCAACGAGTACTTTTGGAGTAGAAGTTGTTTCGAGAAATTGAAATGGCCTATGGAAATCGGGAGTAATTTCTTTGAGACAAAAAGCAAAGAAAAGTGGGAAGGGAAGACGGGTTTCGTTGAGCAGAGATCTTTTCTGAACCTATTTAGAAGCTTCGATAAGTTGTGGACTATGTTGTTCCTCTATCTACAAGCTGCCATCATTGTTGCGTGGAAAGATTCCAACGATCCTCAGTTGCACGCTTTAAACGACAAAGATGTTCAAGCAGAGCTTTTGAGTGTGTTCATAACTTGGAGTTCCCTAAGGTTCCTGAAAGCTCTTCTCGATGTTGTGATGCAGTATAAACTGGTTTCCAGAGAGACTTCTTTCTGGCTTGGTGTAAGAATGGCGTTGAAGATCAGTGTTTCGATTGTTTGGATTACTGTTTTTGCGACGTTGTATGCTAGAATCTGGAGTCAGAAAAAGAAGGATATGGGTTGGTCAGATAACACTACTAAGGAAATCATAATTTTCCTCAAGACAGCATTCGTCTTCATCATCCCTCAAGTCTTAGCACCAGTCCTCTTCATTTTTCCAATTCCTACTGACTTGATCGAGACTACTAACTGGAGAGTCTTCTACACGataacatggtggtttcagactAGAGCTTTTGTAGGCCGAGGACTTAAGGAAGGATGGGTTGATAGGATGAAGTATTCTATGTTCTGGATCATGGTTCTCGCCACAAAGTTTTGTTTTAGTTACTTCTTTCAGATCAAACCAATGATTCATCCCACTAAAGACCTCTTACACCACTCCAACATCACATACGAATGGCATCAGTTCTTTAGTAAAAGCAACAGGTTTGCGGTTGGCCTTATCTGGCTACCAGTTGTATTGATCTATTTGATGGACTTACAAATCTGGTACTCCATTTATTCTTCATTTGTGGGTGCCGGTGTTGGGTTGTTTAGCCATTTGGGTGAGATCCGCAACATGCAACAACTGAAATTGAGGTTTCAGTTTTTTGCTGGTGCAATACGATATAATCTCATGCCAGTTGAGTTGTCGCTAGTTCCTATCAACTTGATTAAAACTCAATGGGGCATGGCTAGAGATCGCCTTCATCGATTGCGATTAAGGTATGGTCTTGGCCTGCCTTTCAAGAAAATTGAATCAAACGAAGTTGAGGCCTTTAAATTTGCAGCGACATGGAATGAAATAATTCTGAATTTTAGAAAAGAAGACATTGTTAGTGATGAGGAATTTGAGCTTCTTGAGATGCCTCGAGATACATGGAATGGTAGAGTCCTAAGATGGCCGTGTTTTCTGCTTTGTAAAGAGTTATATCTTGCTATCAACCAGGCAAAAGAGTTGGCTGATACAGGAGACGAGTGGTTATGGCATAAGATCCAAAAGAATGAGTACAGACGTTGTTCGGTTATAGAAACTTACGACAGTGTCAAGAAGTTGCTGCTCTCGATCGTAGAGGACGAAACGCAAGAAATCGCAATTCTCAGAAAACTGTTTGAAGAAATCGAAAACTCAATTGATATCCGCATGTTTACTAATACGTTTAACATGTCCGCCCTTCCCATGATTCATGAAAAATTGGTCACTCTTGTCGATTTGATCATAAAGTCGAAGAAAGTTTTTGAGAAAGTGGATAACACGCTACAGGAACTTTACGAGCTTTTCATAAGGGATTTCTTCACAAAGAAAAGGACCATAAAGGAGCTTATAGACGACGGCTTGGTTCCTGACAGCTGGCCGCTTTCAGGCGCAGGTTCATTGCGGCTGTTTTTAGAAAATGTTGTCAAGTTGCCTGATCCAAGCGATGAGGTTTTCTATCGACAGACTCGAAGACTCCACATGATTCTCACATCACCTGACTTGTTGAACAATATTCCTGTGAATATTGAGGCCAGGCGACGACTTGCATTCTTCAGTAACTCCTTGTTTATGAACATACCTCATGCTCCTGTAGTTGAGAAGATGATGGCTTTCAGTGTCTTGACACCCTACTACAATGAAGATGTAGTGTACCAAAAAGAACAACTTGTTACAGAAAACGAGGATGGGGTTTCCATTCTTTATTATCTAAAGACCGTTTATGCTGATGAATGGGCCAACTTTTTGCAACGAATGCGTCGCCAAGGGCTTGTCTCAGAGGATGAGTTGTGGACAACTAAGCTCAGAGAACTTCAGCTTTGGGCATCATACAGAGGCCAGACCCTTGCTCGCACAGTTAGGGGAATGATGTACAATTCTCGAGCACTTCAGAAGCTAAACTTGTTTGATGCGGCATCTAAGGAGAACATTGATACTGATGGggttaatgctttggaaacatgTTATAAGCGTGGAATGGAGTCGATAAAATATACGTACATAGTTGCTTGTCAGATATATGGGACTCAAAAGGCGAAAAAGGATCCTAATGCTAATGAGATTTTGTATTTAATGATAGCAAACCAAGATCTTCGTGTGGCCTATGTTGATGAGGTGTCCACAAGAGTTGGAATAGATTATTATTCTGTTCTCGTCAAGTATGATTGGACTTTGGAAAGAGAAGTTGAAGTTTATCGGATACAGTTGCCGGGTCCTTTGAAGCTTGGCGAGGGAAAGCCGGAGAATCAGAACCATGCACTTATTTTTACTCGGGGGGATGCGGTTCAGACCATTGATATGAATCAAGACAACTATTTTGAGGAGGCTCTTAAGATGAGGAATTTACTTGAGGAGTTCAAAGTTTCATATGGTATTCATAGGCCACAAATTTTGGGAGTTAGGGAACATATCTTTACGGGTTCTGTCTCTTCCCTTGCTTGGTTCATGTCGGCTCAAGAAACAAGCTTTGTGACATTGGGCCAACGCGTTTTGGCAAACCCTTTGAAAATCCGGTTTCATTATGGGCATCCAGATGTGTTTGATAGATTTTGGTTCTTAACTCGTGGTGGAATCAGTAAAGCATCGAAACCAATCAACTTAAGTGAAGACATTTTTGCTGGTTTTAACTGCACCTTAAGAGGGGGAAACGTGACTCACCATGAGTACATACAAGTCGGAAAAGGAAGGGATGTCGGGTTAAACCAAGTATCCATGTTCGAAGCAAAAGTTGCAAGCGGAAACGGCGAACAAGTTCTTAGTAGAGACGTTTACAGATTGGGCCATAGACTCGATTTCTTCAGAATGCTTTCGTTTTTCTACACAACAGTTGGATTCTTTTTCAACACCATGATGATTTCGTTAGCTGTATATGCCTTTTTATGGAGTCGGTTATATCTGGCATTGAGTGGGGTCGAGAATGTTGTAGCGGACAATGCTAACACAAACAATGCTTTGGCTACGATTTTAAACCAGCAGTTTCTTGTCCAGCTTGGTCTTCTCACTGTCTTGCCCATGATTTTCGAAAACACTCTTGAATTCGGATTTTTCTCAGCAATTTGGGATTTCATAGTAATGCAGCTACAACTTTCCTCTGTATTCTACACATTTTCTGTGGGAACCCGTTCTCATTACTTTGGTCGAACCATCCTTCACGGTGGAGCAAAATACAGGGCAACAGGGCGTGGTTTTGTGGTGCATCACACAAGTTTTGCTGAGAATTACAGACTCTATGCTCGTAGTCATTTTATAAAGGCGATTGAACTTGGTTTGATCCTAATCATTTATGTTTTCTATAGCCCTGTTGCTAAAGGAACATTTGCCTACATTGCATTGACCATTTCAAGTTGGTTCCTTGTGGTTTCATGGATCATGGCACCATTTGTTTTCAATCCTTCTGGGTTCGATTGGTTAAAAACAGTTGGCGATTTTTACGATTTCATCAACTGGATACACTTTCGAGGTAGTGTGCTTGCAACACCTGAAGAGAGCTGGGAAAAGTGGTGGTATGATGAACAGGATCATCTGAGAACAACTGGTGTATATGGAAAGTGTTCGGAAATTATTTTGGATTTACGGTTTTTCTTTTTCCAGTATGGAATGGTTTATAAGTTGGGTATTGCTGCCGGTAGTAAAAGCATTGCTGTTTACTTCCTTTCTTGGATCTGCATGGCTGTGGTTCTTGTAGCTTATATGACTATCGTATACGCACGTACAAAGTATTCTGTGAGAAAACATATCTACTATCGGTTGATTCAGTTCCTTGTTAGTGTTCTTGGAATACTTACAATAATTGTTCTTATGGTGTTCACACAGTTCAAGCTTCTTGATCTGTTAACGAGTTTGTTGGTCTTCCTTCCCACTGGGTGGGGTGTTCTTTTGATTGCCCAATTGTTCCGAACCATTTTGGAGAAAGCTCAGTTGTGGGAGACTGTTGTCTCGATTGCTCGCATGTACGATATGATGTTTGGGATGATTGTTTTGGCACCAGTGGCTGCTTTATCATGGTTTCCGGGGTCACAGTCAATGCAAACCAGAATCCTTTTCAATGAAGCATTTAGTAGGGGTTTGGGATATGCGAAATGGTTGTTGAAAGGGAAACCAAAACGTAAACAACGATTCCAG GATTGA